One Primulina tabacum isolate GXHZ01 chromosome 10, ASM2559414v2, whole genome shotgun sequence DNA segment encodes these proteins:
- the LOC142505855 gene encoding heptahelical transmembrane protein 3-like isoform X2 yields the protein MRRRGSKCASALSTPRAAENGEDCHEEKNPRRLEKYEALPDYLRDNEFIRDYYRCEWPLKDVLLSVFSLHNETLNIWTHLVGFIIFAWLTVVSLTEEMTMENFMTREGNDGWLKKTATVNQSSSSNSFFPDSYARHFSKSPLFGASKHSSSIPLWPWFVFLGGAMVCLIFSTTSHLFSCHSRRFYYFFWRLDYAGISLMIVGSFFAPLYYTFLDHPYWRFLYLSSITLIGILVVTTLLAPSLSNGEYRGFRAALFLCMGFSGVIPATHGVVLHWDHPQLVASLGYEIAMGMLYGLGVVFYVTRIPERWMPGAFDILGHSHQIFHVFVVAAALTHCAATLIIMDWRQGLHV from the exons ATGAGGAGGAGAGGTTCAAAATGCGCCTCCGCGTTGTCGACGCCTCGTGCGGCGGAGAACGGAGAGGATTGTCACGAGGAGAAGAATCCGCGGAGGCTGGAGAAATACGAGGCGTTGCCGGACTATCTGAGGGATAATGAATTCATTAGAGACTATTACAGATGTGAATGGCCTCTGAAAGACGTCCTTCTCAGCGTTTTCTCGTTGCATAATGAAACTCTCAACATTTGGAC GCATTTGGTCGGATTTATCATATTTGCTTGGTTAACGGTGGTGAGCTTGACGGAGGAGATGACCATGGAGAATTTCATGACGAG GGAGGGAAATGATGGATGGCTGAAGAAGACGGCGACGGTGAACCAATCCAGCAGCTCCAATTCTTTCTTTCCG GATTCTTATGCAAGACACTTTTCAAAATCACCACTCTTTGGAGCAAGTAAACATTCAAGCTCCATTCCCTTATGGCCGTGGTTTGTTTTCTTGGGTGGAGCAATGGTCTGTTTAATCTTTAGCACCACTTCCCACCTCTTCTCCTGCCACTCCCGACGTTTCTACTACTTCTTCTGGCGACTAGACTATGCAGGAATATCCCTCATGATAGTGGGCTCATTCTTCGCCCCCTTATACTACACCTTCTTAGACCACCCCTACTGGCGCTTCTTATACCTTTCCTCAATTACGTTGATCGGTATTCTAGTAGTCACAACGCTTCTCGCCCCGTCTCTGTCAAATGGTGAATATCGGGGTTTCAGGGCAGCTCTGTTTTTGTGCATGGGGTTCTCAGGGGTGATTCCAGCTACACACGGAGTGGTGTTGCACTGGGATCATCCGCAGTTAGTAGCGTCGCTCGGATATGAGATAGCTATGGGAATGTTGTATGGTTTGGGGGTAGTATTTTATGTTACTAGGATACCAGAAAGATGGATGCCTGgtgcatttgatattttaggCCACAGCCATCAGATTTTTCATGTTTTCGTGGTCGCTGCGGCGCTTACTCACTGCGCCGCCACGCTCATTATCATGGATTGGAGACAGGGTTTACATGTCTAG
- the LOC142505266 gene encoding uncharacterized protein LOC142505266 isoform X1, which produces MKQKTPLKSANEYCVGVESFVTFALRRTHEAENSLEISVREAFISLEPNLRPPFPLTIPTQKEYENLNRAILYGILCESHLAKVHIKHLHGKSTDGYEYFTGLLIKIVNEMYAKLVDLVRKQLLWVTREMVNVAAVGFDGLLVALLRQIVGGDFGEENLWLCFEMICLLSSKWDCLLKEEPFVLTGALYVFLRLLADHCRVLNVPKIEALRRMEIDFCVKILRQEFHLCLNIGRDLVRLLQDLVYVPDFRDIWKDLLYNPNAFKVDGFVDISQTYSARTASKYFLLRITPEMESQLRFLLTNVKIGSHKRHQIWFMKKFLAVPERKTVVTDILRFICCAHHPCNDIIRSDIIPRWDVIGWLLKCGLKNYVEANVKLALFYDWLFFDEKVDNIMSLEPAILLMVHSLPNYIDVTHSLLEFLFILLDNYDLERKEIILRGISTAFDVIVRKGVVQSLDVLTSCDRLSPYLKQRLGKVLSDSQARH; this is translated from the coding sequence ATGAAGCAGAAAACTCCCTTGAAATCAGCAAATGAATATTGTGTTGGTGTAGAGTCGTTTGTAACATTTGCACTTAGACGCACTCATGAAGCAGAAAACTCCCTTGAAATCTCTGTAAGGGAAGCTTTCATCTCTCTTGAACCCAACCTGAGACCCCCTTTTCCTCTAACTATCCCAACTCAAAAAGAGTATGAAAATCTCAATAGAGCAATCCTTTACGGCATTTTATGCGAATCTCACCTAGCTAAAGTTCACATCAAGCACTTACATGGCAAAAGTACTGATGGATATGAGTATTTTACTGGGCTGCTCATCAAGATTGTGAATGAGATGTATGCGAAACTTGTTGATCTTGTGCGGAAACAGTTGCTTTGGGTAACTCGGGAGATGGTTAATGTGGCGGCAGTTGGGTTTGATGGTTTGTTGGTCGCCCTTTTGAGGCAGATTGTTGGTGGGGACTTTGGCGAAGAGAATCTGTGGTTGTGCTTTGAAATGATCTGCCTATTGTCAAGCAAATGGGATTGTTTGTTAAAGGAGGAGCCATTTGTTTTGACTGGTGCTTTGTATGTGTTTCTGCGGTTATTGGCTGATCACTGTAGGGTATTGAATGTTCCAAAAATTGAGGCTTTGAGGCGAATGGAGATTGACTTTTGTGTTAAAATTTTGAGACAGGAGTTTCATTTATGTTTAAACATTGGGAGAGATCTTGTTAGGCTTTTGCAAGATTTAGTTTATGTACCTGACTTTCGAGACATATGGAAAGACTTGCTGTATAATCCAAATGCCTTTAAAGTTGATGGATTTGTAGATATATCACAGACATATAGTGCACGAACTGCAAGCAAGTATTTTTTGCTTAGGATAACTCCAGAAATGGAATCACAGTTAAGGTTTTTGCTGACTAATGTGAAGATTGGAAGTCATAAGCGGCATCAAATTTGGTTTATGAAGAAATTTCTTGCTGTGCCTGAGAGGAAGACAGTAGTCACTGACATTCTGAGATTTATATGTTGTGCTCATCATCCATGTAATGACATAATTCGATCGGATATCATCCCAAGATGGGATGTGATTGGTTGGTTACTGAAGTGTGGCCTGAAGAACTATGTTGAAGCAAATGTGAAGCTTGCGTTGTTCTATGATTGGCTCTTCTTTGATGAAAAGGTGGATAATATCATGAGTCTTGAACCTGCTATTTTGTTGATGGTCCATTCTCTACCTAATTACATTGATGTTACACATTCTCTTCTTGAATTTCTCTTTATATTGTTGGATAATTATGATCTTGAGAGAAAAGAGATTATACTTCGTGGAATATCAACAGCTTTTGATGTGATTGTTAGGAAAGGTGTGGTCCAATCACTTGATGTGTTAACTAGTTGTGATAGGCTTTCTCCATATCTCAAGCAAAGGCTTGGTAAGGTGCTATCAGATTCTCAGGCGCGACATTGA
- the LOC142505266 gene encoding uncharacterized protein LOC142505266 isoform X2, with translation MKQKTPLKSANEYCVGVESFVTFALRRTHEAENSLEISVREAFISLEPNLRPPFPLTIPTQKEYENLNRAILYGILCESHLAKVHIKHLHGKSTDGYEYFTGLLIKIVNEMYAKLVDLVRKQLLWVTREMVNVAAVGFDGLLVALLRQIVGGDFGEENLWLCFEMICLLSSKWDCLLKEEPFVLTGALYVFLRLLADHCRVLNVPKIEALRRMEIDFCVKILRQEFHLCLNIGRDLVRLLQDLVYVPDFRDIWKDLLYNPNAFKVDGFVDISQTYSARTASKYFLLRITPEMESQLRFLLTNVKIGSHKRHQIWFMKKFLAVPERKTVVTDILRFICCAHHPCNDIIRSDIIPRWDVIGWLLKCGLKNYVEANVKLALFYDWLFFDEKERCGPIT, from the exons ATGAAGCAGAAAACTCCCTTGAAATCAGCAAATGAATATTGTGTTGGTGTAGAGTCGTTTGTAACATTTGCACTTAGACGCACTCATGAAGCAGAAAACTCCCTTGAAATCTCTGTAAGGGAAGCTTTCATCTCTCTTGAACCCAACCTGAGACCCCCTTTTCCTCTAACTATCCCAACTCAAAAAGAGTATGAAAATCTCAATAGAGCAATCCTTTACGGCATTTTATGCGAATCTCACCTAGCTAAAGTTCACATCAAGCACTTACATGGCAAAAGTACTGATGGATATGAGTATTTTACTGGGCTGCTCATCAAGATTGTGAATGAGATGTATGCGAAACTTGTTGATCTTGTGCGGAAACAGTTGCTTTGGGTAACTCGGGAGATGGTTAATGTGGCGGCAGTTGGGTTTGATGGTTTGTTGGTCGCCCTTTTGAGGCAGATTGTTGGTGGGGACTTTGGCGAAGAGAATCTGTGGTTGTGCTTTGAAATGATCTGCCTATTGTCAAGCAAATGGGATTGTTTGTTAAAGGAGGAGCCATTTGTTTTGACTGGTGCTTTGTATGTGTTTCTGCGGTTATTGGCTGATCACTGTAGGGTATTGAATGTTCCAAAAATTGAGGCTTTGAGGCGAATGGAGATTGACTTTTGTGTTAAAATTTTGAGACAGGAGTTTCATTTATGTTTAAACATTGGGAGAGATCTTGTTAGGCTTTTGCAAGATTTAGTTTATGTACCTGACTTTCGAGACATATGGAAAGACTTGCTGTATAATCCAAATGCCTTTAAAGTTGATGGATTTGTAGATATATCACAGACATATAGTGCACGAACTGCAAGCAAGTATTTTTTGCTTAGGATAACTCCAGAAATGGAATCACAGTTAAGGTTTTTGCTGACTAATGTGAAGATTGGAAGTCATAAGCGGCATCAAATTTGGTTTATGAAGAAATTTCTTGCTGTGCCTGAGAGGAAGACAGTAGTCACTGACATTCTGAGATTTATATGTTGTGCTCATCATCCATGTAATGACATAATTCGATCGGATATCATCCCAAGATGGGATGTGATTGGTTGGTTACTGAAGTGTGGCCTGAAGAACTATGTTGAAGCAAATGTGAAGCTTGCGTTGTTCTATGATTGGCTCTTCTTTGATGAAAAG GAAAGGTGTGGTCCAATCACTTGA
- the LOC142505855 gene encoding heptahelical transmembrane protein 3-like isoform X1, whose translation MRRRGSKCASALSTPRAAENGEDCHEEKNPRRLEKYEALPDYLRDNEFIRDYYRCEWPLKDVLLSVFSLHNETLNIWTHLVGFIIFAWLTVVSLTEEMTMENFMTRLSWEGNDGWLKKTATVNQSSSSNSFFPDSYARHFSKSPLFGASKHSSSIPLWPWFVFLGGAMVCLIFSTTSHLFSCHSRRFYYFFWRLDYAGISLMIVGSFFAPLYYTFLDHPYWRFLYLSSITLIGILVVTTLLAPSLSNGEYRGFRAALFLCMGFSGVIPATHGVVLHWDHPQLVASLGYEIAMGMLYGLGVVFYVTRIPERWMPGAFDILGHSHQIFHVFVVAAALTHCAATLIIMDWRQGLHV comes from the exons ATGAGGAGGAGAGGTTCAAAATGCGCCTCCGCGTTGTCGACGCCTCGTGCGGCGGAGAACGGAGAGGATTGTCACGAGGAGAAGAATCCGCGGAGGCTGGAGAAATACGAGGCGTTGCCGGACTATCTGAGGGATAATGAATTCATTAGAGACTATTACAGATGTGAATGGCCTCTGAAAGACGTCCTTCTCAGCGTTTTCTCGTTGCATAATGAAACTCTCAACATTTGGAC GCATTTGGTCGGATTTATCATATTTGCTTGGTTAACGGTGGTGAGCTTGACGGAGGAGATGACCATGGAGAATTTCATGACGAGGTTATCTTG GGAGGGAAATGATGGATGGCTGAAGAAGACGGCGACGGTGAACCAATCCAGCAGCTCCAATTCTTTCTTTCCG GATTCTTATGCAAGACACTTTTCAAAATCACCACTCTTTGGAGCAAGTAAACATTCAAGCTCCATTCCCTTATGGCCGTGGTTTGTTTTCTTGGGTGGAGCAATGGTCTGTTTAATCTTTAGCACCACTTCCCACCTCTTCTCCTGCCACTCCCGACGTTTCTACTACTTCTTCTGGCGACTAGACTATGCAGGAATATCCCTCATGATAGTGGGCTCATTCTTCGCCCCCTTATACTACACCTTCTTAGACCACCCCTACTGGCGCTTCTTATACCTTTCCTCAATTACGTTGATCGGTATTCTAGTAGTCACAACGCTTCTCGCCCCGTCTCTGTCAAATGGTGAATATCGGGGTTTCAGGGCAGCTCTGTTTTTGTGCATGGGGTTCTCAGGGGTGATTCCAGCTACACACGGAGTGGTGTTGCACTGGGATCATCCGCAGTTAGTAGCGTCGCTCGGATATGAGATAGCTATGGGAATGTTGTATGGTTTGGGGGTAGTATTTTATGTTACTAGGATACCAGAAAGATGGATGCCTGgtgcatttgatattttaggCCACAGCCATCAGATTTTTCATGTTTTCGTGGTCGCTGCGGCGCTTACTCACTGCGCCGCCACGCTCATTATCATGGATTGGAGACAGGGTTTACATGTCTAG